One window of Candidatus Nitrospira kreftii genomic DNA carries:
- a CDS encoding hypothetical protein (conserved protein of unknown function), with amino-acid sequence MNELETGLVGILTTLLLTVAGMALLLYLIPLRLWIAAWASGAYVGLLTLIGMRLRRVPPDTVVTARISAVKAGLTIPLNDLEAHYLAGGNVVNVVLAMISADKANIAMPFKRAAAIDLAGRDVLGAVKMSVLPKVIETPRIAAVAKDGIQLHSICRVTVRTNLDRLVGGAGEETVLARVGEGIVSTIGSAETHKNVLENPDHISKHVLSKGLDAGTAFEILSIDIADIDVGENIGAKLQIDQADADKQIAQARAEQRRAMAVALEQEMRAKVVEAESEVPKAMAEAFRQGNLGIMDYYRMKNVQADTSMRDAIAGTGEEQPDGPKKEDRR; translated from the coding sequence ATGAACGAACTAGAAACCGGCCTGGTGGGGATTCTGACGACCTTACTGCTGACCGTGGCAGGGATGGCGCTGTTGTTGTACCTGATTCCGCTCCGGTTATGGATCGCGGCCTGGGCCTCCGGTGCCTATGTCGGGCTGTTAACCCTCATTGGGATGCGTCTCCGGCGCGTTCCCCCCGACACGGTCGTGACCGCGCGCATCAGCGCAGTGAAGGCCGGCCTCACCATTCCGCTGAACGATCTGGAAGCCCACTATCTGGCGGGCGGCAATGTGGTGAACGTCGTCCTCGCGATGATCTCTGCCGACAAAGCGAATATCGCGATGCCGTTCAAACGGGCGGCGGCGATCGACTTGGCTGGGCGCGACGTATTGGGAGCGGTCAAGATGTCGGTGCTCCCCAAGGTGATCGAAACGCCCCGCATTGCCGCGGTTGCTAAAGACGGCATTCAGCTCCACTCCATTTGTCGTGTGACCGTTCGCACGAATCTGGACCGGCTCGTGGGCGGGGCAGGGGAGGAGACCGTGCTGGCGCGGGTGGGCGAAGGGATCGTGAGTACGATCGGCTCGGCGGAGACCCACAAAAATGTGCTGGAAAATCCCGATCACATCTCGAAGCACGTGCTGAGCAAAGGGCTCGATGCGGGAACGGCCTTTGAAATCCTGTCGATCGACATCGCAGACATCGACGTCGGTGAGAACATTGGCGCCAAACTGCAGATCGATCAGGCGGACGCCGACAAGCAGATCGCGCAGGCCAGAGCCGAACAACGGCGCGCCATGGCGGTGGCCCTCGAACAGGAGATGCGTGCGAAGGTGGTCGAAGCTGAATCCGAAGTGCCGAAGGCCATGGCCGAGGCATTTCGCCAGGGCAATCTGGGCATCATGGATTACTACCGCATGAAGAACGTCCAAGCGGACACCTCCATGCGCGACGCGATCGCGGGGACGGGTGAGGAACAGCCGGACGGTCCAAAGAAGGAGGATCGCCGATGA
- a CDS encoding Thiamine pyrophosphate enzyme, central domain family → MNAADLLIRCLEHEGVEFMFGVPGEETLDVMDSILGSRIRFVTTRHEQGAAFMADVYGRLSGKAGVCLSTLGPGATNLMTGVADANLDHAPLVAISGQVSTERKHAQSHQYIDLQALFKPITKWNGVLATPAMIPEAVRKAFKTAETEKPGAIHLELPEDVAAERLSESDALPPLRVQSPRVPEPSSVQVKRAIAVLSGAKRPLILAGNGVVRRHAAEAVRRFARKLNIPVVHTFMGKGIVPDSDPLSLYTIGFPGRDYAARVVEQADVVVAVGYDFVEYAPCLWNPNRDKRIVHVDVSPADVDAHYVVDVGVLGDVGQTLDRMAEGMASFEPLWAEQGREAVASGLRSEYTGTPGWPLRPQQVIHELRSVLAPEDLVVCDVGAHKLWMARMFPCQAPNTCIISNGFAAMGIALPGAAAAQLLFPSRRVVAVTGDGGFLMTSQELETAVRLQLPLVILVWRDDGYGVIGWKQMLRFGRTSSVEFNNPDLVAYARAFGAAGFRVKSPSELMPILQEALQAECPAVIDCPVDYGENLRLTEHLKQLP, encoded by the coding sequence GTGAACGCTGCCGATCTGTTGATACGCTGTCTAGAACACGAAGGTGTGGAGTTCATGTTCGGCGTGCCCGGCGAGGAAACGCTCGATGTGATGGACTCCATCCTCGGCTCTCGGATTCGATTTGTCACGACGCGTCATGAGCAGGGTGCCGCGTTCATGGCTGATGTCTATGGGAGACTGTCCGGAAAAGCCGGGGTCTGTCTATCTACGCTTGGTCCTGGGGCGACCAATTTGATGACCGGCGTGGCCGATGCCAACCTGGATCATGCTCCGCTGGTCGCCATCAGCGGGCAGGTGTCCACAGAGCGCAAGCATGCACAGTCGCACCAGTACATCGATTTACAGGCACTCTTCAAGCCCATTACCAAGTGGAATGGTGTGCTCGCGACGCCGGCTATGATTCCAGAAGCGGTGCGAAAGGCCTTCAAGACTGCCGAAACAGAAAAGCCCGGAGCGATTCATCTGGAATTGCCTGAAGATGTGGCAGCCGAACGACTCAGCGAATCGGATGCCCTCCCTCCACTCCGCGTCCAATCACCACGTGTTCCCGAGCCCTCATCCGTGCAAGTGAAGCGAGCCATCGCCGTGCTCTCAGGAGCCAAGAGGCCACTCATCCTGGCCGGCAACGGCGTGGTGCGCAGACACGCCGCCGAGGCAGTCCGGCGGTTTGCGCGGAAGCTGAACATTCCGGTGGTGCACACCTTCATGGGAAAAGGGATTGTGCCGGACAGCGATCCCCTGTCGCTGTATACGATCGGGTTTCCGGGAAGGGACTATGCCGCGAGAGTAGTCGAACAAGCTGATGTGGTGGTGGCCGTCGGGTACGACTTTGTCGAGTACGCGCCCTGCTTGTGGAATCCCAACCGAGATAAACGCATCGTGCATGTCGATGTCTCTCCCGCGGACGTCGATGCGCACTACGTCGTCGACGTGGGCGTCCTCGGCGATGTGGGGCAGACGCTCGACCGGATGGCGGAGGGGATGGCTTCGTTTGAGCCTCTGTGGGCTGAACAAGGACGCGAGGCTGTCGCCTCCGGTCTGCGGAGCGAATACACCGGCACACCCGGCTGGCCGCTTCGTCCGCAGCAGGTCATCCACGAACTCCGTAGCGTGCTCGCACCGGAAGATCTGGTGGTATGCGATGTCGGGGCCCATAAGCTCTGGATGGCACGCATGTTTCCCTGTCAGGCTCCCAATACCTGCATCATCTCGAACGGCTTTGCTGCGATGGGGATTGCGTTGCCAGGGGCGGCGGCGGCTCAACTTCTCTTTCCCTCGCGCCGGGTCGTTGCTGTGACAGGCGACGGAGGATTCTTGATGACCTCCCAGGAGCTGGAAACCGCAGTTCGACTTCAACTCCCGCTCGTGATCCTGGTCTGGCGCGATGACGGATATGGTGTGATCGGTTGGAAACAGATGCTCCGGTTCGGCCGTACCTCTTCCGTGGAATTCAACAATCCCGATCTGGTCGCCTACGCAAGGGCCTTTGGCGCGGCAGGATTTCGAGTGAAAAGCCCGTCCGAACTCATGCCGATCCTGCAAGAAGCTTTACAAGCGGAATGTCCAGCCGTCATCGATTGTCCGGTGGATTATGGAGAAAACCTTCGATTGACCGAGCATCTGAAACAGTTGCCCTAG
- a CDS encoding Membrane-bound serine protease: MMTRGEKESRQVMRARLFRPVLRALHLAAIGILVPLMLGAVPVAPREGSVVYVIPVDGVIDLGLAPFVERVLDEAAAAGAAAVILEIDTFGGRVDAAVQIRDALLRAKVKTVAFINKRAISAGALISLAAETIVMAEGGTIGAATPVQIGLPGAPAQPVEEKTVSYMRKEFRATAESRNRPPELAEAMVDADVEISGVIEKGKLLTLTTEEALQQKFVDFRADTLEAVLKTLNLSEAEVRRAEETWAESLVRVLTHPVVSSILIAVGMLGIIVEIQSPGFGVGGAFGLTSLALFLWGHWLVRLAGWEEVLLIGIGLILLLVEVFVIPGFGIFGALGIAALLGGFGLSLVGAGATWAVVLYAVGQVIAAMLLAVVLALALLRVVPRLPFGRKLILDTELPAAGGYASQPDSDSRWLGTSGTAASTLRPAGVAHFDHERVDVVTEGEYIEAGAPIEVLRVEGNRIVVRRLASDGERSES; this comes from the coding sequence ATGATGACGCGGGGAGAGAAAGAAAGCAGACAGGTGATGAGAGCAAGGCTATTCCGTCCTGTGCTCAGAGCCCTGCACCTCGCTGCCATCGGGATCTTGGTTCCGTTGATGCTGGGTGCGGTGCCGGTCGCTCCAAGGGAGGGGTCCGTGGTCTACGTGATCCCGGTCGATGGGGTCATTGATCTGGGTTTGGCTCCATTTGTCGAGCGTGTGTTGGACGAAGCGGCTGCTGCTGGCGCGGCCGCGGTGATTCTCGAAATTGACACCTTCGGAGGTCGCGTCGATGCGGCCGTACAGATCCGCGATGCCTTGCTGCGGGCCAAGGTCAAGACCGTCGCGTTCATCAACAAGCGCGCGATCTCGGCGGGCGCGCTGATTAGTCTGGCTGCGGAAACCATCGTCATGGCCGAGGGCGGCACGATCGGCGCCGCCACGCCGGTTCAGATCGGATTGCCAGGCGCGCCGGCCCAGCCGGTTGAAGAGAAGACCGTCTCCTACATGCGGAAGGAATTCCGTGCGACGGCCGAGAGTCGCAACCGGCCGCCGGAGTTGGCCGAAGCGATGGTGGATGCGGATGTGGAGATTTCCGGCGTGATCGAGAAGGGGAAGTTGCTCACGCTCACGACGGAGGAAGCGCTGCAGCAGAAGTTTGTGGACTTTCGCGCCGACACGTTAGAAGCCGTACTCAAGACGCTGAATCTCTCCGAGGCCGAAGTTCGCCGGGCCGAGGAGACCTGGGCCGAGTCCCTGGTCCGCGTCCTGACGCATCCGGTCGTCAGTTCGATCCTAATCGCCGTCGGCATGCTCGGCATCATCGTGGAAATTCAGAGCCCCGGGTTCGGGGTGGGGGGCGCGTTCGGCCTGACCAGTCTTGCCCTATTCTTATGGGGACATTGGTTGGTCCGTCTGGCGGGATGGGAGGAAGTGCTCCTGATCGGGATCGGGCTGATCCTGCTGCTGGTCGAAGTTTTTGTCATACCAGGGTTTGGAATTTTTGGGGCGCTTGGCATTGCGGCGCTTCTCGGGGGATTTGGACTGAGCCTCGTCGGGGCGGGAGCGACCTGGGCCGTCGTCTTGTACGCGGTGGGACAGGTGATCGCTGCCATGCTGTTGGCCGTCGTGCTGGCGCTCGCGTTGCTGCGGGTTGTACCGCGCCTACCCTTTGGCCGGAAGCTCATTTTAGACACAGAGTTGCCGGCAGCGGGGGGGTATGCATCCCAGCCGGACTCGGACAGCCGGTGGCTCGGGACGAGTGGGACTGCCGCCTCGACATTGCGACCGGCGGGGGTTGCCCATTTCGATCACGAGCGTGTGGACGTTGTCACCGAGGGCGAATACATCGAAGCCGGAGCTCCGATCGAGGTGTTGCGGGTGGAGGGGAATCGCATCGTGGTCCGGCGCCTGGCGTCGGATGGTGAAAGGAGCGAGTCATGA
- a CDS encoding hypothetical protein (conserved protein of unknown function), which translates to MWQPRLPFLLFQAMPITGVRFKNEDDMQLTLAPQEQQVLFWAVESAISDLGTEVGHTDNQTMRQDLRKRKEVLLAILDRLKGTR; encoded by the coding sequence ATGTGGCAGCCGCGACTCCCTTTTCTTCTTTTTCAGGCGATGCCGATTACAGGAGTGCGGTTCAAAAATGAGGATGATATGCAGCTGACTTTGGCACCACAGGAGCAGCAGGTATTGTTCTGGGCGGTCGAGAGTGCGATATCGGACCTCGGTACCGAGGTCGGGCATACCGATAACCAGACCATGCGGCAAGACTTGCGGAAGAGGAAGGAAGTACTGTTGGCGATTCTTGACCGGCTCAAAGGCACCAGGTAA